From a single Solanum dulcamara chromosome 4, daSolDulc1.2, whole genome shotgun sequence genomic region:
- the LOC129885300 gene encoding probable protein phosphatase 2C 46, with product MPSGLMNFLRACFQPRADGHVHTSSSDAGGRQDGLLWYKDTGQHVNGEFSMAVVQANNLLEDQSQIESGCLSSQDSGPYGTFIGIYDGHGGPETSRFINEHLFQNLKRFTSEHQSMSVEVIRKAFQATEEGFLSVVTRQWPTKPQIAAVGSCCLVGVICSGTLYIANLGDSRAVLGRLVKSTGEVLAIQLSAEHNVSIESIRQEMQSLHPDDSQIVVLKHNVWRVKGLIQISRSIGDVYLKKSEFNREPLYAKFRLREPFVKPILSSDPAISVHHLQPDDQFIIFASDGLWEHLSNQGAVDIVQNHPRNGIARRLVKTALQEAAKKREMRYSDLKKIDRGVRRHFHDDISVAVVFLDSNLVSRASSVKSPNISVKGGGISLPTKTTPT from the exons ATGCCATCTGGATTGATGAACTTCTTGAGGGCCTGTTTTCAGCCAAGGGCTGATGGACATGTTCATACAAGTTCTTCAGATGCTGGCGGTCGTCAAGATGGGCTTTTATGGTACAAGGATACCGGACAACATGTAAATGGAGAGTTTTCTATGGCTGTAGTTCAGGCTAATAATCTACTGGAAGATCAGAGCCAAATTGAATCAGGATGCTTGAGCTCTCAGGATTCTGGGCCATATGGTACTTTTATCGGAATTTATGATGGGCATGGGGGACCTGAAACTTCAAGGTTCATTAATGAACACCTCTTTCAGAATCTCAAGA GGTTCACATCTGAGCACCAGTCTATGTCTGTTGAGGTGATTCGGAAAGCATTTCAAGCAACAGAAGAAGGTTTCCTCTCTGTTGTGACTAGACAATGGCCAACGAAACCACAGATTGCTGCTGTTGGATCATGCTGTCTTGTTGGAGTTATCTGCAGTGGAACCTTATACATAGCCAACCTTGGTGACTCAAGGGCAGTCTTAGGGAGACTTGTCAAGTCAACTGGCGAGGTTCTCGCAATTCAGCTCTCTGCAGAACACAATGTGAGCATTGAATCTATAAGACAGGAGATGCAATCTTTGCATCCAGATGATTCACAAATTGTAGTTTTAAAGCACAATGTCTGGCGTGTCAAGGGGCTTATACAG ATTTCAAGATCCATTGGTGATGTGTACTTAAAGAAATCTGAATTCAACAGGGAGCCATTGTATGCTAAGTTTCGCCTTCGTGAACCATTTGTAAAGCCCATATTGAGCTCAGATCCAGCAATTTCTGTGCACCATTTGCAACCTGACGATCAGTTTATCATATTTGCATCGGATGGTCTCTGGGAGCACCTAAGTAACCAAGGAGCAGTTGACATTGTACAAAATCACCCACGAAAT GGGATAGCTAGAAGGTTAGTGAAAACTGCACTACAAGAAGCAGCAAAGAAAAGGGAAATGAGGTATTCAGACTTGAAGAAAATCGATCGTGGAGTTCGTCGACATTTCCACGACGACATCTCAGTAGCGGTTGTGTTCCTGGACTCGAATCTCGTGAGCCGGGCTAGCTCTGTCAAGAGTCCTAATATTTCTGTTAAAGGAGGTGGCATTAGTTTGCCTACAAAGACTACCCCAACATAA